In a genomic window of Lycium ferocissimum isolate CSIRO_LF1 chromosome 9, AGI_CSIRO_Lferr_CH_V1, whole genome shotgun sequence:
- the LOC132030175 gene encoding protein FAR1-RELATED SEQUENCE 3-like, with protein sequence MNIEVIDIEGKKRQKSGERVAEPNQNSKQGLPDNFTERDAIIEVDDEEEKPYVGMEFQTEEAAKNFFDAYARRVGFSIHVGQYSRAKPDGPIISWDFSCSREVSRRKNIESCNAMLRIERKSSNSWVVTKFVDDHNHSIVNPSKVHYLRPRKHFAGASKTVGEIPRAPTDVMVPVDGNHVFVSSNEGVKDASPMELNRVTKNFSPVIPIMFIQPCSRTRTLGRDAHSLLDYFKKMQAENPGFYYAIQLDDENRMMNAFWADARSRIAYSHFGDAVIFDTMYRPNQFQVPFAPFTGINHHGQMVLFGCGLLLDESESSFTWLFRTWLSSMNDRPPVSITTDQDRAIKAAVNLVLPGTRHCICKWHILREGQERLAHVYMAHPSFYGELYSCINYSETIEDFESSWASVLDKYDLRKNEWLQAVYNARNQWAPVYFRDTFFAALPSNQGVTSFFDGYVNQQTTLPMFFKQYERALESSLQKEIATDFDTNCTTPMLKTPSPMEQQASNLFTRNVFAKFQEELVETFAHTANKIDGDETLSKFRVAKYEQDDKAYIVMLNLAEMKASCSCKMFEYSGILCRHILTVFTVTNVLTVPSHYILKRWTRNAKVGQGLDEEDIVKQGVNSLTSRFNRLCLEALRYAEEGAVSAETYDAAVSALRDGLRKISIVAKNVARPLSSQGSGSTQDESIKRTPATSDTAPSLWPWQDTMPHHFNLNVGGLTAGDLNQPTMTPVAINHDGGLANNVVVYTCFKSMTWVIENKSPATKVAVINLKLQDYGKNPPGETEVQFRVTRVTLEPMLKSMAYISQQLSLPANRVAVINLKLQDTKTASGETEVKFQVSRDTLGSMLRSMAYIREQL encoded by the exons ATGAATATCGAAGTGATTGATATAGAAGGGAAGAAGAGACAAAAAAGTGGGGAAAGAGTTGCTGAACCAAATCAAAATTCCAAACAGGGGTTGCCGGACAATTTTACTGAAAGAGATGCTATCATTGAGGTTGATGATGAGGAAGAGAAGCCATATGTGGGGATGGAGTTTCAAACAGAAGAAGCAGcaaagaatttttttgatgCATATGCTAGGCGTGTTGGCTTTAGCATACATGTTGGTCAGTACAGCCGAGCTAAGCCTGATGGACCTATCATTAGTTGGGACTTTTCTTGTTCTAGAGAAGTTTCCAGAAGGAAGAATATAGAGAGTTGCAATGCTATGCTTCGCATAGAGAGGAAGAGTTCAAATAGTTGGGTTGTGACTAAATTCGTTGACGATCACAATCATTCAATAGTGAATCCTAGCAAGGTGCATTACCTTCGACCTCGTAAACATTTTGCTGGTGCTTCCAAGACTGTTGGAGAGATACCGCGAGCTCCAACTGATGTTATGGTTCCGGTGGACGGAAATCATGTATTTGTCAGTTCTAATGAAGGTGTTAAGGATGCTTCTCCTATGGAGTTAAATCGTGTGACCAAGAACTTTAGTCCTGTCATACCAATAATGTTTATTCAGCCTTGCAGCCGAACGAGAACTCTTGGAAGAGATGCCCATAGTCTTCTTGACTATTTCAAGAAAATGCAAGCAGAAAATCCTGGTTTCTACTATGCTATTCAACTTGATGATGAAAACCGCATGATGAATGCTTTTTGGGCTGATGCAAGATCCAGGATAGCTTATAGTCACTTTGGCGATGCTGTTATTTTTGATACAATGTATAGACCAAATCAATTCCAGGTTCCTTTTGCTCCATTCACAGGAATAAATCATCACGGGCAAATGGTTTTGTTTGGCTGTGGGTTACTCTTAGATGAGTCTGAGTCTTCCTTTACTTGGCTTTTCCGGACCTGGCTATCTTCAATGAATGATCGCCCTCCAGTTTCTATTACAACCGACCAGGATAGAGCTATAAAGGCAGCAGTCAACCTAGTATTACCCGGTACTCGTCATTGCATTTGTAAGTGGCATATCTTACGAGAAGGGCAGGAAAGATTGGCTCACGTATATATGGCTCATCCTTCCTTTTATGGGGAGCTGTATAGCTGCATTAACTATTCTGAgacaattgaggattttgaaTCATCATGGGCCTCTGTACTTGATAAATATGATCTCCGGAAGAATGAGTGGCTTCAAGCTGTATATAATGCTCGCAACCAGTGGGCTCCAGTATATTTTCGAGATACTTTCTTTGCTGCACTTCCCTCGAACCAGGGTGTAACCTCCTTTTTTGATGGATATGTGAATCAGCAGACAACTCTACCAATGTTCTTTAAGCAGTATGAAAGAGCTTTAGAAAGTTCACTTCAAAAGGAAATTGCAACTGATTTTGATACAAATTGCACCACTCCAATGCTAAAGACCCCATCTCCAATGGAACAGCAAGCATCTAATCTCTTCACCAGAAACGTTTTTGCAAAGTTTCAGGAGGAACTAGTTGAAACTTTCGCCCACACTGCCAATAAGATTGATGGTGACGAGACTCTAAGCAAATTTAGGGTTGCAAAATATGAACAGGATGACAAGGCATACATTGTAATGTTGAATCTTGCCGAGATGAAAGCAAGTTGCAGCTGTAAGATGTTTGAGTATTCGGGCATCTTATGTAGGCACATTTTAACCGTCTTCACAGTGACTAATGTTCTCACAGTTCCATCCCATTATATACTTAAGAGGTGGACAAGGAACGCAAAAGTTGGACAAGGATTGGATGAAGAAGACATTGTTAAGCAAGGAGTTAATTCGCTTACTTCACGTTTCAACCGCTTATGTCTGGAAGCTTTGAGATATGCAGAGGAAGGGGCAGTTTCTGCGGAGACCTATGATGCAGCCGTTAGCGCTCTGAGAGACGGGTTGAGGAAGATTTCTATTGTTGCAAAAAATGTTGCCAGACCTCTTAGCTCACAGGGAAGTGGAAGTACTCAGGATGAGAGCATAAAAAGAACTCCAGCTACTTCTGATACTGCACCATCTTTATGGCCTTGGCAAGATACAATGCCTCATCATTTTAACCTTAATGTTGGCGGTTTAACTGCTGGTGACTTAAATCAGCCCACTATGACAcctgtggctataaatcatgaTGGTGGCCTTGCTAATAATGTG GTTGTTTATACTTGTTTTAAGTCTATGACGTGGGTAATTGAAAACAAGAGTCCAGCAACTAAAGTGGCTGTCATCAATTTGAAG TTGCAAGATTATGGCAAGAACCCACCGGGGGAAACAGAAGTTCAGTTTAGAGTTACAAGAGTCACTCTAGAGCCAATGCTGAAATCCATGGCTTACATAAGTCAACAGCTTTCCCTGCCAGCAAATAGAGTAGCTGTTATTAATTTAAAG CTTCAAGATACCAAGACAGCTTCCGGAGAGACTGAAGTGAAGTTTCAAGTTTCAAGGGATACTCTAGGATCAATGTTGAGATCGATGGCTTACATTCGTGAACAACTTTGA